The following are from one region of the Kineococcus aurantiacus genome:
- a CDS encoding pyruvate, phosphate dikinase/phosphoenolpyruvate synthase regulator, producing the protein MTQTDVVPVFFLSDSTGISAETMGNALLIQFPHLRFERTSIPFIATENDALAAVAVLDEAMRGPVQPLAFTTTALTAIRDILHTSTCPLIDFFDLHMSRVEHLLGIAGVRQPLRLHGVGDVRRYNNRMQAVEYAIEHDDGASLRALDKADVVLLAPSRCGKTPTSMYLALQHGLFVANYPLLPEDLERSELPAPVRSTHQRCFGITTSAQRLSQVRHERRPHSRYAAREQCAWELRAAERLFATHELPVLNSATTSVEEMSTVVLQHLGRHSERPNVPAFPTPSPTITTARSKRI; encoded by the coding sequence GTGACTCAAACCGACGTAGTACCGGTCTTCTTCCTGTCTGACAGCACCGGGATCAGCGCCGAGACGATGGGCAACGCCCTGCTCATCCAGTTCCCGCACCTGCGTTTCGAGCGCACCTCCATCCCCTTCATCGCCACCGAGAACGACGCGCTCGCCGCAGTAGCGGTGCTGGATGAGGCGATGCGAGGGCCGGTACAGCCGCTGGCGTTCACCACGACCGCGCTCACGGCGATCCGGGACATCCTGCACACCAGCACCTGTCCGCTGATCGACTTCTTCGACCTACACATGAGCCGGGTCGAGCACCTGCTCGGTATCGCCGGTGTTCGCCAGCCCCTGCGGCTGCATGGAGTAGGCGACGTGCGCCGCTACAACAACCGCATGCAAGCCGTGGAGTACGCCATCGAGCACGATGACGGCGCCAGCCTGCGCGCGCTGGACAAGGCCGACGTCGTCCTGCTGGCCCCCTCCCGCTGCGGCAAAACCCCCACATCCATGTACCTGGCGTTGCAGCACGGCTTGTTCGTGGCCAACTACCCACTGCTACCTGAAGATCTCGAACGCAGCGAGCTGCCCGCCCCCGTGCGGTCCACGCATCAGCGTTGCTTCGGTATCACCACCTCGGCGCAGCGGCTCAGCCAGGTCCGCCACGAACGACGACCGCACTCGCGGTACGCCGCCCGCGAGCAGTGCGCCTGGGAGCTTCGCGCCGCCGAGCGTCTGTTCGCGACGCATGAGTTGCCGGTACTGAACTCAGCCACGACCTCGGTGGAGGAGATGTCCACGGTCGTACTGCAGCACCTCGGTCGCCATAGCGAACGCCCCAACGTGCCCGCCTTCCCTACACCGTCACCAACGATCACGACGGCACGGTCAAAGCGCATCTGA